The Chlorogloeopsis sp. ULAP01 genome window below encodes:
- a CDS encoding prepilin-type N-terminal cleavage/methylation domain-containing protein — MAADYIIKKLNVKLFQIHSRNAKSKLRSFASGYNHQDAGFSLLEIVVVVLMIGILSAIVAPSWLGFVNRQQVNKANDLVLAALQEAQREAKKTKRSYSVSFSTNNTTKAVEVAIYPTKKPDGSNVTAAETSPKPLGSGVGFDSKKLLLGANLSSENTAGASVGYNLTTPTKITFDYMGALPNANFGSPPAGSTDPDLAPGLKIVVTVPKAGSTTEASATKRCVIVKTLLGSMLTAKDTDCN, encoded by the coding sequence ATGGCTGCTGATTACATAATAAAGAAGCTGAATGTCAAGTTATTTCAGATTCACAGCAGAAATGCAAAAAGCAAGCTACGAAGTTTTGCATCTGGATACAATCACCAAGATGCTGGTTTTAGTTTGCTAGAAATAGTAGTAGTAGTACTAATGATAGGAATTTTATCAGCTATAGTAGCTCCTAGCTGGCTAGGGTTTGTAAATCGCCAGCAGGTTAATAAGGCTAACGACTTGGTTTTAGCTGCTTTACAAGAAGCCCAACGAGAAGCTAAAAAGACAAAACGTAGCTACAGCGTTAGTTTTAGCACAAATAATACAACCAAAGCTGTCGAGGTTGCTATTTATCCGACTAAAAAACCTGATGGTTCCAATGTAACTGCTGCTGAAACCAGCCCAAAGCCGTTAGGTTCAGGCGTGGGATTCGATTCAAAGAAATTACTACTGGGTGCAAATCTCAGTTCTGAGAACACTGCCGGTGCTTCCGTAGGCTACAACTTAACTACTCCAACAAAAATTACCTTTGACTACATGGGTGCTCTGCCAAACGCCAACTTTGGTTCTCCACCAGCTGGATCTACAGATCCAGATCTTGCACCTGGTTTAAAAATTGTAGTAACTGTACCCAAAGCGGGAAGTACAACAGAAGCTAGCGCAACTAAGCGATGCGTGATTGTCAAAACTCTCTTAGGCTCAATGTTAACCGCAAAAGATACTGATTGCAATTAA
- the hpsC gene encoding hormogonium polysaccharide secretion pseudopilin HpsC — protein sequence MKTLQFILKSQIKSSKFIQKSGGFTFIELLVALILAVLIITPLLGFMINVMGTDRQEQAKASSEQEIQTALNYISRDLQQAVYIYDAAGIEAIKYQLRYPSDAQKLPLLVFWKRELVSNVVAATDNSKDDTFVYSLVVYYLIKDSNATWSKAARIARWQIKDGVQATSGGVSCTGYDAKYVNTDNCPSPGFAPFEEQFEEADSLEQGMNKWKKKASVNYTTDATVLIDYVDQSTDTATRPDATCPPDLPSAKPPITWSKIAPANNITGFYVCVDRANTTAQVFIRGNALARIESDVNKIKYNAGKKTYFPTTSVRVQGRGFLFR from the coding sequence ATGAAGACACTCCAATTTATACTTAAGAGCCAAATCAAAAGCTCTAAATTCATTCAAAAATCCGGTGGTTTTACTTTCATTGAACTGTTAGTAGCTTTAATACTCGCAGTTTTAATCATCACACCATTATTAGGCTTCATGATTAATGTGATGGGTACAGACAGACAGGAGCAAGCTAAAGCCAGTTCAGAGCAAGAAATTCAAACTGCACTCAATTATATTTCCCGTGATTTACAGCAGGCTGTGTATATCTATGATGCTGCCGGTATTGAGGCAATAAAATATCAATTACGTTATCCAAGTGACGCACAGAAGTTACCATTACTAGTTTTTTGGAAGCGAGAATTAGTTAGTAATGTAGTAGCAGCAACCGATAATTCAAAAGATGATACTTTTGTTTACTCATTAGTTGTTTACTATTTAATCAAAGATAGTAATGCTACTTGGTCAAAAGCTGCTCGCATTGCTAGATGGCAAATTAAAGATGGTGTACAAGCTACAAGTGGTGGTGTAAGTTGTACAGGATATGATGCTAAGTATGTAAATACTGATAACTGCCCTAGTCCAGGTTTTGCTCCCTTTGAAGAGCAGTTTGAAGAGGCTGACAGTTTAGAGCAAGGGATGAACAAATGGAAGAAAAAAGCGTCTGTAAATTATACTACTGATGCCACAGTTCTGATTGACTATGTAGATCAAAGCACAGATACGGCAACACGACCAGATGCAACTTGCCCTCCTGACTTACCATCAGCAAAGCCTCCAATTACGTGGTCAAAAATAGCACCAGCAAATAATATCACAGGGTTTTATGTTTGCGTAGATAGAGCCAACACAACAGCACAAGTATTCATCCGAGGTAATGCACTAGCTCGTATCGAAAGCGATGTAAATAAAATCAAATACAATGCTGGTAAAAAAACTTATTTCCCCACAACAAGTGTGAGAGTTCAAGGGCGGGGATTTTTATTTAGGTAA
- the hpsB gene encoding hormogonium polysaccharide secretion pseudopilin HpsB gives MIKRKPQQETSSSSDSGFTIIESLLAIIVVAILLAAISPVLVMSASIRVQSRRIEKANQAATTFIDGVRTKSIKAPGEYSDDNKIKLDPATKDAPRSLEDNLISLTTMPVPDTKDDSDLYLLKKDGMICHTSETGCTKSPDSPSEEFYIQARQILVKGSGADEGYRLAIRVYRSDVDFDKPLLTSTESSTKKTATTVTGSIGNKQAPAIEKTADIGNITTTFQALCRRLGLAPDKDGNNQNCQ, from the coding sequence ATGATTAAACGCAAACCACAGCAAGAAACTTCATCTTCCAGTGATTCTGGTTTTACGATTATTGAGTCACTTTTAGCGATCATTGTAGTTGCCATTTTATTGGCAGCTATATCCCCAGTCCTTGTTATGTCAGCATCTATCCGTGTCCAATCTCGACGGATAGAAAAAGCAAATCAAGCTGCAACTACGTTCATTGATGGTGTTAGAACCAAGTCAATTAAAGCACCTGGTGAATACAGTGACGACAACAAAATTAAATTAGATCCAGCAACCAAAGATGCTCCGAGAAGTCTGGAAGATAATTTAATTAGTCTCACAACAATGCCAGTTCCTGATACAAAGGATGATAGTGATTTGTATCTCTTGAAAAAAGATGGCATGATTTGCCATACCAGTGAGACAGGTTGTACAAAAAGCCCAGATAGCCCATCTGAAGAGTTTTACATTCAAGCTCGTCAAATTCTAGTTAAAGGAAGTGGAGCCGATGAAGGTTATCGTCTAGCAATTCGAGTTTATCGGTCAGATGTTGATTTTGATAAACCTCTCCTAACTAGTACTGAAAGTTCCACCAAAAAAACAGCAACAACTGTTACTGGCAGTATAGGTAATAAGCAAGCACCAGCAATAGAAAAAACAGCAGATATTGGCAATATTACCACTACATTCCAGGCTTTATGTAGGCGTCTTGGTTTAGCGCCTGACAAAGATGGAAACAATCAAAACTGTCAATAA
- the hpsA gene encoding hormogonium polysaccharide biosynthesis protein HpsA has translation MSRNRQRAKANKKRFLSQIKKQFFRFLRNFFTIWRCRETRNAGFVLPTVAMVSIVVVLLTTAIMFRSFDRAKNASNVRVNEAVLSAATPAIDRGRAKLNKLFLDKRLPRATPTDEALYTVLTDKLNEYTFGDETPLQLGFDINNNGKIDQPLEDTPINQNETLNTAWRFPVDTDNNGKFDSYTLYGIYFKTPSVSSDNKYERARNPLEARTPPMAQGTLDTSCGANTSAVLVGNTGWIKQNNELKKSFFVYTATVPITSNPQNDSTIAAGDKDKYEQYKGNKGFASVEYQQDRVQIPPNNYAVVYEDDLEVTPGAAFNLNGAIFTNSNFLTHGTIKLYQVSALKSCFYEARNAKIVVGGNLTVRGFTSDDSGPNTSNTKVDLFKGKTTKPPEVSWVRSISAPARPQNIAYNNRAYVSRINRLVAAQMANNADSDPSEVKDGIEKKKKSLGLSSFTTAELNTIRRQQLELYFKRRTRRVPFGEVGFNGTDADPSPLLQGSGDSLRPNDKWIYPTDPTDGKTGTTYTTLPLNISGSSLEPKATEPKELKKNSGKEAELGDRVLVGNNLPELWWDKNKAQFVGAGVEDTQDISGIKWDQPASTNETRNRRSLVQTLADVGSTERDGDWELDAAKKPADPTEPVGGLRVITGAGIYLNQGGTPSSFDNTTTTIWPDTMPVPGTAPTKKTIQPYWMYAYMGAGNSNNIASLTYTWAEPSSTNVPRLQMRATAVYHYKSANYSPQAPKPIACVSSFYVPSNSTTAKNIDILPNANGIQKDANGKSNNGIVYPAPTKTVTDYSTVLTYQSQLRYPNGRLIDDGLLARALAKAATNRTLSEQSAIDAQICALQILDGSLSPTNAVMDHGAIREISLLDPREVQGNSGTNNNVLPSDNYNRDVIDRQPLEIRATVLNLDLLRKKTIGGATPSQEYLLPNSGIIYATRDDALPDMSADITALPLPTSNSTPTEANKLVSSVDFRLDPTRRANAIMLVEGDKLGRTPTYRDVEKGLILATNLPVYVKGNFNRHQDSAGNEQQEFTQKLDGDWTTNKFYSDRTTLNPNFACRKSDPRLPSCTIGDEWRPATVLADSVTLISGTFKEGYRNEGDYDWSQNPLASVPSGFSRFNNFVTQATWYDDTGKPSYSSSYLNNFVTPIVFRTIPGSYLTEVCPVSNVSNGQGTVGKGGNAQQVNVEQYCSDPKNWTIQTSCSDNGGGNTYLNDKIVGKNGDPGNSRIKTGYIFDDPEAFGQENNQGPKCFDDNAPRRIALVRDLSTGNIVSPLKVLGVNKSGKVQIFDFENPGSDLMPPPNGISMPWLRPTVSGGYISALTPILQIKQPFATPSDPNNTTKIGGEGTGRQDTRGWLQAAGADTTFNLIVAAGDSPARPTEDNGGLHNFVRFIENWQPPNTSRRAIISGSFMQVKKSAYATGPYNGAAADNYRIDIDAGRGTGFLPPKRQWGYDVALLSQAPDLFASKLVLTPPELPDEYFREVGRDDKWVETLLCAKNSADKTKFAIPQDQRPSMCKS, from the coding sequence ATGTCTCGTAACCGCCAACGAGCCAAGGCGAATAAAAAGCGATTTTTATCTCAAATAAAAAAACAATTTTTTCGGTTTTTACGTAATTTTTTTACTATTTGGAGATGTAGAGAAACGAGGAATGCTGGTTTTGTATTGCCAACAGTAGCAATGGTATCAATAGTGGTTGTTCTCCTCACAACTGCTATTATGTTCCGGTCATTTGACCGTGCTAAAAACGCCAGCAATGTCCGTGTCAATGAAGCTGTTTTGAGTGCTGCAACTCCAGCAATTGATAGAGGTAGAGCTAAATTAAATAAGCTGTTTCTAGATAAACGATTACCACGGGCAACACCAACGGATGAAGCTTTATACACTGTTCTGACAGATAAGTTAAACGAATATACCTTTGGTGACGAAACCCCACTGCAACTAGGGTTTGATATTAATAATAATGGCAAAATTGACCAACCACTAGAAGATACACCCATAAATCAAAATGAAACTCTCAACACTGCTTGGAGGTTCCCCGTTGATACCGATAACAACGGGAAATTTGATAGCTACACCCTGTATGGGATTTACTTTAAAACTCCTTCAGTAAGTAGTGATAATAAATATGAGCGTGCCAGAAATCCTTTAGAAGCCAGAACTCCACCGATGGCACAAGGTACTCTGGATACAAGCTGTGGTGCTAATACGAGTGCAGTTTTAGTAGGTAATACAGGATGGATTAAACAAAACAATGAGTTAAAGAAATCCTTTTTTGTTTATACTGCCACAGTACCAATTACATCCAACCCGCAAAACGATAGCACTATTGCTGCGGGTGATAAAGATAAATATGAGCAGTACAAAGGCAATAAAGGTTTTGCATCTGTAGAGTATCAACAAGATCGCGTCCAAATACCACCAAATAACTACGCTGTTGTTTACGAAGATGATTTAGAAGTTACTCCAGGTGCGGCATTCAATTTAAATGGGGCAATTTTTACCAATAGTAACTTTCTCACTCACGGTACTATCAAGTTATATCAAGTTAGTGCCTTAAAATCCTGTTTTTATGAAGCTAGAAATGCCAAGATTGTAGTTGGTGGCAATTTGACAGTTCGTGGATTTACATCTGATGATAGTGGCCCCAATACTTCAAACACTAAAGTTGATTTATTCAAAGGTAAGACTACTAAACCTCCTGAGGTATCATGGGTAAGATCTATATCAGCCCCAGCACGTCCTCAAAACATAGCTTATAACAATCGAGCCTATGTGAGTCGCATCAATAGACTAGTTGCTGCTCAAATGGCTAACAATGCAGATAGCGATCCATCAGAAGTAAAAGACGGTATTGAAAAGAAAAAGAAAAGTTTAGGCTTATCCAGCTTCACAACCGCAGAACTTAATACAATTCGCCGTCAACAATTGGAACTGTATTTTAAAAGACGCACCCGTCGTGTTCCTTTCGGAGAAGTTGGATTTAATGGTACAGATGCAGATCCTAGCCCACTGTTGCAAGGTAGTGGTGATTCTCTACGTCCTAATGATAAGTGGATTTATCCTACAGATCCAACCGACGGCAAAACAGGTACTACTTACACTACACTACCACTCAATATCAGTGGTTCATCCCTAGAGCCAAAAGCCACAGAGCCGAAAGAACTCAAAAAAAATAGTGGCAAAGAAGCAGAATTAGGTGACAGAGTTCTAGTTGGTAACAACTTACCTGAACTCTGGTGGGATAAAAATAAAGCGCAGTTTGTAGGAGCGGGTGTTGAAGATACGCAAGATATAAGTGGCATTAAATGGGATCAGCCAGCTAGTACAAATGAAACTCGTAACCGCCGTTCTTTAGTGCAGACATTAGCTGATGTCGGATCTACAGAAAGAGATGGCGACTGGGAATTAGACGCTGCTAAAAAACCAGCAGATCCTACAGAACCTGTGGGTGGTTTACGAGTCATAACTGGTGCAGGAATTTATTTAAATCAGGGTGGCACTCCTAGTAGTTTTGATAACACTACCACAACTATTTGGCCGGATACGATGCCAGTTCCAGGTACAGCACCAACTAAAAAAACTATCCAGCCATATTGGATGTATGCTTACATGGGTGCAGGTAATTCTAATAACATAGCATCCCTCACATATACATGGGCAGAACCTTCTAGTACCAACGTTCCTCGCTTGCAAATGCGGGCTACAGCAGTTTATCACTACAAATCTGCTAATTACAGCCCGCAAGCGCCAAAACCGATAGCGTGTGTGAGTAGTTTTTATGTTCCGTCTAATAGCACTACGGCTAAGAATATAGACATACTACCTAATGCTAATGGTATTCAGAAGGATGCTAATGGTAAATCCAACAACGGCATAGTTTACCCCGCACCTACCAAGACTGTCACCGATTATTCGACTGTGCTAACGTATCAATCTCAATTAAGGTATCCAAATGGTCGTTTAATAGATGATGGACTACTGGCAAGAGCATTAGCAAAAGCAGCAACAAATCGTACTTTATCAGAGCAGTCTGCGATAGATGCTCAGATTTGCGCCCTGCAAATTTTAGATGGCAGTCTTAGCCCTACAAATGCTGTCATGGATCATGGTGCTATTAGGGAAATATCCTTATTAGATCCAAGGGAAGTTCAAGGTAACAGTGGGACTAACAATAATGTTTTACCAAGCGATAACTATAATCGTGATGTCATAGATAGACAACCGCTAGAAATTCGCGCCACTGTCCTAAACCTTGATCTCCTTCGCAAAAAAACCATTGGTGGAGCTACCCCATCCCAAGAATACTTACTACCCAATAGCGGTATTATCTATGCAACTCGTGATGATGCTTTGCCAGATATGAGTGCAGATATCACAGCACTTCCTTTGCCCACAAGTAATTCAACTCCAACAGAGGCAAACAAGCTAGTCAGTTCTGTGGACTTTAGACTTGATCCTACCCGTCGTGCTAACGCCATTATGCTAGTAGAGGGTGACAAACTGGGGCGTACACCAACTTACCGAGATGTAGAGAAAGGATTGATTTTAGCTACCAATTTGCCTGTGTATGTAAAAGGTAACTTCAATCGTCATCAAGACTCTGCTGGTAACGAACAACAAGAGTTTACACAAAAACTCGACGGGGATTGGACTACTAATAAGTTCTACAGCGATCGCACTACGCTCAATCCCAACTTTGCTTGTCGTAAGAGCGATCCCAGATTACCCAGTTGCACCATTGGTGATGAATGGCGACCTGCTACTGTGTTAGCAGATTCTGTTACCTTAATTTCTGGAACTTTTAAAGAGGGATACCGTAATGAGGGTGACTATGACTGGAGTCAAAATCCCCTGGCTTCAGTACCATCTGGTTTCTCAAGGTTTAATAACTTTGTTACTCAAGCTACATGGTATGACGATACGGGTAAACCCAGCTATTCCAGTTCCTATTTAAATAACTTTGTTACACCCATTGTTTTTAGGACAATACCAGGTTCATATTTGACAGAAGTTTGTCCTGTCAGCAATGTCAGCAATGGACAAGGAACAGTAGGAAAAGGAGGTAACGCCCAGCAAGTTAACGTAGAACAGTATTGTAGCGATCCTAAAAACTGGACTATTCAGACATCCTGTAGTGACAACGGTGGAGGTAATACCTATCTCAATGACAAGATTGTAGGCAAAAATGGAGATCCTGGAAACAGTAGGATTAAAACCGGATATATCTTCGATGATCCAGAGGCGTTTGGACAGGAAAATAATCAAGGACCAAAATGTTTCGATGATAATGCTCCCCGCAGAATAGCCTTAGTTAGAGATTTAAGTACAGGAAACATAGTCTCTCCACTTAAAGTTTTAGGTGTAAATAAAAGTGGGAAAGTCCAAATCTTCGATTTTGAAAATCCTGGTTCAGATCTCATGCCCCCACCTAACGGCATATCTATGCCTTGGCTAAGGCCAACTGTAAGTGGTGGCTATATCTCGGCACTCACACCAATCTTGCAAATTAAGCAACCTTTCGCCACGCCTTCTGATCCCAACAATACTACCAAAATTGGTGGTGAAGGTACAGGTAGACAAGATACCAGAGGATGGCTACAAGCAGCAGGTGCTGACACTACTTTCAACTTAATTGTTGCTGCTGGAGATAGCCCAGCCCGTCCGACAGAAGACAACGGCGGTTTGCACAACTTTGTCCGCTTTATAGAAAACTGGCAACCTCCTAACACTAGCAGGAGAGCTATAATTAGCGGTTCTTTCATGCAAGTCAAAAAGAGCGCCTACGCCACAGGCCCCTATAATGGAGCAGCTGCTGATAATTACCGCATTGATATTGATGCTGGTAGAGGAACTGGCTTCCTTCCTCCGAAAAGACAATGGGGTTATGATGTAGCACTGCTGTCTCAGGCTCCTGACTTATTTGCTAGCAAACTGGTACTTACACCACCTGAGTTACCGGATGAATATTTCCGCGAAGTCGGTAGAGATGACAAATGGGTTGAGACATTGTTATGTGCTAAAAATAGCGCTGACAAGACTAAATTTGCCATACCTCAAGATCAGCGTCCTTCGATGTGCAAATCATAA
- the rpmB gene encoding 50S ribosomal protein L28 — MSRRCQLTGKKANNAFAISHSHRRTKRLQHANLQSKRVWWPEGNRWVRLKLSTKAIKTLETKGLQAMAKEAGINLNKF, encoded by the coding sequence ATGTCTCGTCGCTGTCAACTAACTGGCAAAAAGGCAAACAACGCCTTTGCAATTTCCCACTCTCACCGTCGCACCAAGCGCCTTCAACACGCCAACCTGCAAAGCAAGCGCGTATGGTGGCCTGAAGGTAATCGCTGGGTGAGACTCAAGCTTTCTACTAAAGCCATCAAAACCCTTGAAACAAAAGGGTTGCAGGCAATGGCAAAAGAAGCTGGGATTAACCTTAATAAATTCTAA